A window of the Bos indicus x Bos taurus breed Angus x Brahman F1 hybrid chromosome X, Bos_hybrid_MaternalHap_v2.0, whole genome shotgun sequence genome harbors these coding sequences:
- the LOC113886970 gene encoding actin-related protein T1-like: MFNPYSLDTPAVIFDNGSGLCKVGMSGEIGPRHVISSVVGHPKFNMALPEANQKNYVVGENALFKYEALQLYYPIERGLVTRWDDMEKLWKYLFEWELGVKPCQRPVLMTEPSLNPRETREKTTEVMFETFNVPAFYLSNHAVVALYASAAVTGLVVDSGDGITCTVPIFEGYSLPHAVTKLYVAGRDITEHLTRLLLASGCNYPCILNKALVDDIKETLCYVALEPEKELCKKPEEIMKEYKLPDGNVIHLGDQLYQVPEILFAPDHLGVHNPGLSKMVSSSIMKCDTDIQKNLFAEIVLSGGTTLFPGLEERLMKELEQLAFRGTPIKITASPDRCFSAWIGASIVTSLSSFKQMWITSADFMEFGACVVQRRCF, translated from the coding sequence ATGTTTAACCCATACTCATTAGATACTCCAGCCGTAATTTTTGACAATGGATCAGGACTCTGTAAAGTAGGTATGTCTGGAGAGATTGGGCCCCGTCATGTCATCAGTTCTGTGGTGGGGCATCCTAAATTCAACATGGCTTTACCAGAAGCCAATCAGAAAAATTATGTTGTGGGAGAAAATGCCCTGTTCAAGTATGAGGCCTTGCAGTTGTACTACCCCATTGAACGTGGACTGGTAACAAGATGGGATGACATGGAGAAACTCTGGAAGTATCTTTTTGAGTGGGAACTGGGAGTAAAACCCTGTCAACGACCTGTGCTCATGACTGAACCCTCCTTGAACCCAAGAGAGACTCGCGAGAAGACAACAGAAGTGATGTTTGAGACCTTCAATGTGCCTGCCTTTTACCTGTCCAACCACGCGGTCGTAGCACTCTATGCCTCTGCTGCTGTCACGGGCCTAGTGGTGGACAGTGGGGATGGGATCACTTGCACTGTCCCCATCTTTGAGGGTTACTCCCTGCCTCATGCTGTCACCAAGCTCTATGTGGCAGGCAGGGACATCACAGAGCACCTCACCCGACTCCTCCTGGCTAGTGGGTGTAATTACCCTTGCATACTCAACAAGGCCTTAGTGGATGACATAAAAGAGACGCTGTGCTATGTTGCCTTGGAACCAGAGAAAGAACTCTGTAAGAAGCCAGAGGAGATCATGAAAGAATACAAGCTACCAGATGGGAATGTCATCCACCTTGGGGACCAGCTGTACCAGGTACCTGAGATTCTTTTTGCGCCTGACCACCTAGGTGTACACAACCCAGGACTATCAAAAATGGTCTCCAGCAGCATTATGAAGTGTGACACCGATATCCAGAAGAATCTTTTTGCAGAAATTGTTCTGTCTGGGGGCACCACTCTCTTCCCTGGGCTTGAGGAAAGACTTATGAAGGAACTGGAACAGCTGGCCTTCAGAGGCACTCCCATCAAGATCACTGCTTCTCCTGACAGATGTTTCTCTGCATGGATTGGTGCTTCCATCGTGACCTCTTTGAGCAGTTTCAAGCAAATGTGGATCACTTCTGCAGACTTCATGGAGTTTGGGGCATGTGTTGTCCAGAGAAGATGCTTTTAA